Genomic DNA from Triplophysa rosa linkage group LG6, Trosa_1v2, whole genome shotgun sequence:
ACTTTGCAAATAGCCGGTGTCATCAAAGCGGATTTAAAAAGGCAATTATAACAATCATCCTTTTTTAATATGCGTAAATAATATGTTGTATGGTGTTACAACCCTTGTATAAAACTTATTTGGGTCATTTTAGTGCGATGATTGATGATATTGAAGTGGATGATAGCCGATTGTGGGGCCTGTAGAAATCTGATGCGGTTGATTAATTGTGTTGAAATCCCCCGGATTTGGTGCGTTtcaaaataatataatgttCAGTTCTCTGAAATGAAGCGTTAATGAGTTACATTCAGAGGTGgttagtaacgcgctacatttacttcgttacatttacttgagtaacattttggaaaatatgtactttttaagtaaaattaaaagtgtgtacttttactcttacttgagtaaatttctaatagaaaatctgtacttttacttcgttacataacttacattgcgtgacgttccttcgttctttcattttaaaatatgctttttaaaatgcgttgtttatttcaaggttgtcgtctcttttacgggcattcccgagtgatcgattcttttgagtcgattcttttgaaagcattaattgaacaatgggaaaaccatttgaataggctaatgaatcagttcaaatgatttgttcagttcgcagcacgatctgaatcatctgaagcaggattactcactcctcgtagcgcgaaacttaagaacacgcagaacacaaagagcgttggatgaagtggatattaatctatatctatacaatcaaaactgcaaatgtgtcatattgtttgccagcaatgataaatgcccgccatatgcgcgcacccgcgcgacctgttcgtcagacaccgcaacatgcgcgttacctgtcagacacagagacgtgggcttgcagaaatatacatttgaagaacagaaggaagaaaacttgttgatgggcgtgtggttcactgtttactgtttgtttacaagtaagagcgtttcacaacacacacgtgacacaacacgagaaaacatgagctttgttcaaaaatgtgtatttcatttaagagagcactgcagatgttctagatcatcttaggaaatgctctgagtttagttcatgctttagtttgacatggtctattattctaaataagttgtgcaaactacattgacatcaggactagatgaaatttacagaaatgctcgtctcttctgtgtatgtttattctttagtctctctagtatattgcaaagatatctgcttatgataattaaaaatattgattaaaatgtaatattaaaatattggcgttaatattaatttaatgtagtaggcctatataatcagatacaaagtaacaaagtaactagctacttgagtagttttttcattgcatacttttttacttttactcaagtaatttttaaaatagtgacttttacttttacttgagtaacaatttctctagttacttgtacttttacttgagtaaagattttggctactctacccacctctggttacATTCATATTCAGAAGTGTTTTATATGGgtttatatgcatttatttgtcTAGTTGGTAAGTGTAATGTATTGTAACTGTATGCATTAAGTTTATTAAGAGCTCAAAAAAGATGCTTATCAGCAGAGTATTGTCATTTATGTATATAAGTGATCATGTGTGGAGTGATAAAAGTGATAAAATAGTAATTTCCACCCAGTTGAGTTAACGTATGTAAGATATGCTGAGTTTAAAAGTCATATATGAGTGTCTATATGATATGTCTATGATGTTTATGGCACTGTTGTATGAACAGGTCAGGTTTTTTTTGGAAGTCTGTGATCCTGAGATGGCGAGCCTCCCAGTTTGAGAATACTAAAAGAGACTGAACGAAGGGAATTCACGAATCGTTGAGTGACAAGTGCTTTATCTGTTTTCACAAGTGGAATTTACTCAGCCTTATTGGTATTTCTCATCAGTTACCTCGACATTGCACAGAACTGATTGTAGCACTCTTGAACGTTTACACCACAGACATTCGTATACACTACAGTACGGATTCAGAGGACTATTTTCTTTGCACACGTACATACACACTTGTTCCATGGTTTGAGAACTGTTCATCTATCATCTATCTTACTGAcaagttttgtattattttcagttatattgttatttttcttGATGTGATCAGTTTATTGGAAATTGTATTCTGTGTGGGTTAGAGGTTCTAATTCAACCAAGGTAAAAAGAAACAAAGCTCCAAAAATGCTTAGAGATTTTAAAGCGACATCAAACAAAAGGTTGAATTTaagtgaattaaatacaaatttatttacaaaaaggGACGATTAATAAACCAAAGTAACAAATGTAAACcagatataaatgtatataatttaaTTAGATCAAGTAAACTACAAAGGAGCTCAAAACCTACATTTCTTGAAGGGAAAGAGGGGGAAAAGACaatctcatttgtttttatttacttttattgttcATTTCACTTCATGTTTACATTTCctgttaacatttatttaaatcttCTAAGTAAATCAAAACCTTCTTGGTGAAAGTATTTTCCTGGTCTGTCTACTTTGTGTGTTAGTGTGCATTCTCTCATTCTTGCCCTCAGTAGCGAACATTCTGGTCCATTACAGTGTATCCTACTATACTGGTAGTGAAGCTGGTTACAGGTGTCCTATAAAAATCATACAAAACGTGAGATATTATGATTTATTGTTGATatgcaaaaaaatgatacagCACTTTATTATTAGaaagacatgttttatttactttttattcaGGTACATCATATGAAATGTTTATAAACAGGCATGCCTATAAACagaaaaggaacagttcatatAAATCAGTTCAAGCTGAATGGCTAATAATCGGCGACTCGTCTGAAGGAGCCCACAATGGCACAGGTAGCACACCAGTCACGGTATCTCCTGTATTCTCCAGGTTTCAGAAAGTACTGCCTTCCTCTGTGGTTTGGATATTCATAGAAGATCCAGTAGCCATTCATCACATTACAGGAGTACACATGCCGATGGTGAAAACGATCAGACACACAGGGGCAGTCATCTGTGAATTCCATCATGTGACCTCCGTAGTCTGCCTTCTCATAGATCCTCAGTCTATATGATCCTCTGTACTGTTCATTTCGAAATCCAAAGAAACGATTTAGTACACACATGAAAGGAAAAGGTAACAGTGGGGTATCAATATAATCACAAAAGCAATAAATTCAACAGAGCTCACCGCTGGAATCATGCGACAGGATCGAATAGTGCTACTGAAGCCCATCCATCTCTGGTATTCAGGATACTCGCCTCTCTTCATATAATACTGGTGGCCCATATAATTGGGACGCTCATAGACCATGAAACAGCCGCTCTCCACTCTGATGGAGTTACAGCgactgaagtaaatgtgaagGTCTGTGCAGTCATTGCTGCACTCATAACTACGACCTTGAAAATGTTTGTCCTCGTAAAAAACAATCTGAAAAAgggagcaaaatgatcatttcactTTAGAAGTTCTAATGCAgagaaacatttatttgaagttTGTATCTAATTTTAGCCTACATAGGGCAGGTGGAATTCAGTATATACACAGTAGTGAGAGTGATGCCAAAAACCCTACCTTGCCCATGGTCTCTGTTGGAGAGATTCCATATGCATCCCAAGCTTTTTATACAGCCTCTTGACAAACAGAGTATTGTTATTCAAATGAACACATAGGAAAATGTACTGGCACATGTTtacctttttgttaaaaaacaatattggGTTGAAAAATATGGATTTTACTTGAAAAAGGGTAAATGATTACACGTTTGGTGTTTTCTCTTGCATGCAGGGAAAGGACTGGTACAGTGCACGCACATTCAATGCACATTGTACGCAGAACTATATGGAACATACCTGTTGCATCAAAGATGCCATTCAACAGAGGGAGCAGTTATTCAACTCCAACAATATTTGTCATCTGAAGCAAACATGCTCTCTTATTAAAAAGGAATAtaataaaacactgaaatagatttattcatttattaacttgATGCTCTCTAGATAAACaatcaataataatattttcctttttttagctCTTAGTCAGTTATAGCATAAAGATATAGACTAATGCTAATGGATCCGGTCAATAATATTATCATAATATGTTAACATTGCAATGGTCTAGGAGTTTTTACTGACACCTATCACAAGGGCTAAAGCATCACATAAAGCTACACAAataatttctttaaaacatttaaggtcaaaatgatttcattttaatcAGGATGTATATCACAAGCTTTTAGTCATCTTTACTacaaaattatttcatttcatttcatgctCCTAAAAACAGCAGTACATTATTACAATATGAGTATTAATGCAGAGTCACAAGGGAATTCAAAACCAAGTTAGCAGtagataacaaaaataaacatttttacaaaccaTAACATACTTACTTTCACTATAAATCCAGAAATATTTGATCAAGTCTTCTTATTTAGCCTTCTTTACATCGTAAAGCTGCCATTCACTTCTTCCCTATCGACTTTGAAGCACTTTCACATGCACATGGATTAAAAAACATCCTCTAATTTGTCCAAGCTCAATGTGCCTTTAAATAGCAGGGCTGCTTTTGTTTTGGACAGTGGTGGTTGCGATAGATCTACCTACAATGAGGACAGTTAATCCAGATGGAGCCCTACATTGTTCAGCCAAAAGCATGAACTGTGTGATAGAGTTTTCTCTCAGCTTTTCTCTACTGAATATTCCAATCAATGTTTTCCAGTCTGGTAACCAGGTTTGCAAGAGAAGGTCACGTGTAGTTAAGAGTATTGGTTGTGTTGCATATCATCACTTATTTATGATCATTTAAGTGAGTGATATAATTTATTCTATGATATTAAGAAGTAATGGCTTGCAAAGTTTTTGTTGGTGTTATCAATTTTACATTCAAGCAGAAATAACAGTCAAACAAGCAGATATTTCAGTTGAAATAATTTATTTCACACTGCATGTGATGCAATTCGTGTGATCTAGTTAAATGGTGATTCTTCGGAGGGATCCGATTCTCGGGCCAGTTCCTCCCCAATCACTGTACTTCCTGTATTCACCTGGTCCAAGGTAGTACATTCGGCCCCTGTAGTTGGGCTGTTCGTATAGGAGCCAATGGCCATCCATCACGTGACAGGACTGGATGTCAGATGTGTGAAAGCGGTCCATGATGTTAGGGCAGTCATCTGTTAGCTCTATCATCTGACCTCCCATATCAGCCCGCTCATACAGTCTCATACTGTAATGACCATTGTACTGCAAGAAAAAACATTTGGTTTGTATTGAGTAATATATGAACAcattaatgcttttattttcaaatgttaTATCACAGATTACTTTGCTTATGTGTTATActgtttattaatacattaaaattgaaatactgtatatgactcattttttaaaactgcTGGATTACTCAGACCACAAAATCTCACCATGGGGATCATGCGGCATGATCTGATACAGTTACTGAAACCAGTCGTGCGCTGACAGTCGGAGTAGTTGCCCCTTCGCAGGAAGTACTGCTGGCCCATATAATTTGGATGTTCGTACACCATGAAGCACCCGTTCTCTACCCTGACAGAGTTACATTGGGTAAAATATGTGTGCAGATCTGCACAGTCACTGCTGCATTCGTGATAGTGGCCCTGAAAATTTCTGTCCTCGTAGAAAACGATCTAATAAAGATAAAAGACACAACACTGTAGTACAGTAATAGTTACCTTGCAACACTGTTCCATCACCTGGCTGCAATACTATGATATGAATAATGAACTTTAAACTAGATTCATGCTATCGCAATAGTATTAGCCGAGACAATGACAGTGACAGTCTAGATGCCATCTTACCTTTCCAATAGTCATGTTGGCACCAGGCGGGGCTATTGCTTATCATGGGCATCCAGTATCACTGTCTTTTATAAAACCTATTGTAGGAGCAGCTTTGTGATTGCACAGCATAAAGTATtgtcattcaaataaatgtagCACAGGGAGAAAGTAATCAGGGGGACAATGAAACAGTCTGGTTATGTTTGACTTCATCCCTGGTGCAGTTTTTCCATATTCATCAAAATGCACATAGGAACCTCTCCAGCAGGCTGAGGCTTCAATCTGCCTGCCATCAGCACAATGAATTAATGGAATAGCAATAGATGTTGCACAAAATTAGGTGACTAATAGATATTTTGTATGAATTGGTAGGAGGCTGTCACAATCCACTGTCTGCCCTCGTTTTACACCGGACTACTCTCCCCATATTTCTTTGCACCCGTCTCACCTGATCCCCATCATTTGGACATTATTA
This window encodes:
- the LOC130556095 gene encoding LOW QUALITY PROTEIN: beta/gamma crystallin domain-containing protein 2-like (The sequence of the model RefSeq protein was modified relative to this genomic sequence to represent the inferred CDS: substituted 1 base at 1 genomic stop codon), which encodes MTIGKIVFYEDRNFQGHYHECSSDCADLHTYFTQCNSVRVENGCFMVYEHPNYMGQQYFLRRGNYSDCQRTTGFSNCIRSCRMIPMYNGHYSMRLYERADMGGQMIELTDDCPNIMDRFHTSDIQSCHVMDGHWLLYEQPNYRGRMYYLGPGEYRKYSDWGGTGPRIGSLRRITIXLDHTNCITCSVNFQGRSYECSNDCTDLHIYFSRCNSIRVESGCFMVYERPNYMGHQYYMKRGEYPEYQRWMGFSSTIRSCRMIPAYRGSYRLRIYEKADYGGHMMEFTDDCPCVSDRFHHRHVYSCNVMNGYWIFYEYPNHRGRQYFLKPGEYRRYRDWCATCAIVGSFRRVADY